Proteins encoded in a region of the Burkholderia ubonensis subsp. mesacidophila genome:
- a CDS encoding N-acetylmuramidase domain-containing protein, whose translation MKTRRLGDHGDDVGLLQRRLIRAGYAVQVTHVYDAATEAAVIALQRKTGLVDDGIAGPKTYAALATGQRDPKHLALADLERAARTLDVPLACVRAVNEVESRGAGFLPDGRPVILFERHIFWKRLQARGIDPAPFAARQPDIVSQTRGGYRGGTAEYTRLAAAEVIDARAAWESASWGAFQVMGYHWQRLGYDGIDDFVARMESSEAEHLDAFVRFVAADARLLAALRARDWAAFARGYNGPDYAANLYDVKLARAYDRYASQPIAPAGSADAAAAA comes from the coding sequence ATGAAAACCCGCCGCCTCGGCGACCACGGCGACGACGTCGGCCTGCTGCAACGCCGCCTGATCCGCGCAGGTTATGCGGTGCAGGTGACGCACGTCTATGACGCGGCCACCGAAGCCGCCGTCATCGCGCTGCAACGGAAAACCGGCCTCGTCGACGACGGCATCGCCGGCCCCAAGACCTATGCCGCGCTCGCCACCGGCCAGCGCGATCCGAAACACCTGGCGCTGGCCGACCTCGAGCGCGCCGCGCGCACGCTCGACGTGCCGCTCGCCTGCGTGCGCGCGGTCAACGAAGTCGAATCGCGCGGCGCCGGCTTCCTGCCCGACGGCCGGCCGGTCATCCTGTTCGAGCGGCACATCTTCTGGAAGCGGCTGCAGGCGCGCGGCATCGATCCCGCGCCGTTCGCGGCCAGGCAGCCGGACATCGTGTCACAAACGCGCGGCGGCTATCGCGGCGGCACCGCGGAATACACGCGCCTCGCCGCGGCCGAAGTGATCGACGCCCGCGCGGCGTGGGAGTCCGCGAGCTGGGGCGCGTTCCAGGTGATGGGCTATCACTGGCAACGCCTCGGCTATGACGGCATCGACGACTTCGTCGCGCGCATGGAAAGCAGCGAAGCGGAACACCTCGACGCGTTCGTGCGGTTCGTCGCCGCCGACGCCAGGCTGCTCGCCGCGTTGCGCGCCCGCGACTGGGCCGCGTTCGCGCGCGGCTACAACGGGCCCGATTACGCGGCGAACCTCTACGACGTCAAGCTCGCTCGCGCCTACGACCGGTATGCGTCGCAGCCCATTGCGCCGGCCGGATCCGCCGACGCCGCGGCGGCGGCATGA
- a CDS encoding phage holin family protein: MHIPLALIALAAHLAALVRVLAYRRNGARHRRHVSWVAWALVVVTGGASIELLLHAASVGFFEAATAVLLAMFVYGARGNVARLLRRE, translated from the coding sequence ATGCACATCCCGCTCGCGCTGATCGCCCTCGCCGCGCATCTCGCCGCGCTCGTGCGCGTGCTCGCCTACCGGCGCAACGGCGCGCGCCACCGCCGTCATGTGTCGTGGGTCGCGTGGGCCCTCGTCGTGGTGACGGGCGGCGCGTCGATCGAGCTGCTGCTGCATGCCGCATCCGTCGGCTTCTTCGAAGCGGCCACAGCGGTCTTGCTGGCGATGTTCGTGTACGGCGCGCGCGGCAACGTCGCGCGCCTTCTGCGGAGAGAATGA
- a CDS encoding putative holin, producing MAEPNTTTAAVLSTAIGLAGLAPGIDGNALIGAFTGAALVVVTSKEIGVARRAAYLLISLVMGYLAAPEIVSATPIHSTGVAAFFAAALVIAVTLQLIERVKTLDLLSLFRKGG from the coding sequence ATGGCCGAACCGAACACCACCACCGCCGCGGTGCTGTCGACCGCGATCGGACTCGCCGGCCTCGCGCCCGGCATCGACGGCAACGCGCTGATCGGCGCGTTCACCGGCGCGGCGCTCGTCGTCGTCACGTCGAAGGAGATCGGCGTCGCGCGGCGCGCGGCCTACCTGCTGATCTCGCTCGTGATGGGCTATCTCGCCGCGCCGGAAATCGTCAGCGCCACGCCGATCCATTCGACCGGCGTCGCCGCGTTCTTCGCGGCCGCGCTCGTGATCGCCGTCACGCTGCAGCTCATCGAGCGGGTCAAGACCCTGGACCTGCTGTCGCTCTTCCGCAAAGGTGGATGA